CAGTAAACTTAATTCAGTATAGGATATGTGCCAGCCACTATGAAATGGAGTTAAAAATGTATTAGGTATATTCTATAATTTCCTTTACACCTTAGAAATAACATTAACTGCTTCAGTGCCATGatgcattttcttattcattctgcatcctcttatacagcttcaaaaacttatgaggggattaaaatagtgaagactggccaataGTCTTCTGACCCCTAATAACcccaatagacccttcctaatgtcaataaaatcatctaattgtgcacaaaactcatggtaaaaatatccATTATGTGAGCAGCTACTTACACACTGATTAATAAGTCTTGCAATTCAAGCATTAGTGTAAGGAATAATAGTGTCATATATTGAATGAAAGTTCATAATTCAAATACATAataaccttcctttcctttgatctttatcccttttttttcatatgaataataaaatacaagaagaaCTATTGAATGTTTATGGTGGTAAGGCACATTGGCTAATTACAGTGTGTGTCTTTGAGGATGGAGACAGTACCTTGGAAGACTTCCTGGATATGATAAGCTAATTACATTGTGTGTCTTTCAGGATGGAGACTGTACCTTTGAAGACTTCCTGGATATGATGTCGGTGTTCAGTGAGGCTGCCCCAAAATCAGTGAAGGCAGAATATGCTTTCAGGATTTTTGGTAAATTCTAATGTTTGTTTTGGGCATTTTGTGATTGGGCCAGTGGGAAGGGAGGAGTcactgtgggtgtgtggggagagagggagagggagacggagagagagagaggggggtgatggggaggagagagggggagggagggctcCACAGGGCATGCATTGTGCCCAAGAGGTCCTACCATTGTGGCGACTGCTTCCATCATCTCGCAGCTCTCTTGTTCCATTCTCTACCTAGGTATCATCTTGTAgctcttttgttcttttgtatCTATCCATCTTCTTACAGCTCTTTTCCTCCACAATATCTTCTTGCagcatccttcttttcctgtatcTATCTTCTTGCAGCTCCCTTCTTttatatcttctctttctcttcctctctaatGGTAACCAAGAAGGCTCGAAGAAGTAGACGTGTATGTTTGGGTACCAACTCTATCCTGTGGATGAGATATAGGAACTGGTGTTACTAGAGAGCTCTGGGTTGAGGAGTGTGATTGGAACATGTGTAGCTTGTAAGAAAAAGtacaagaacagagagagagatgttgggaTGAAGAAAGACTATCTGGGAGGAAGGGATAATTTGTGAGACTTGAGGATGAACTAcaataagattaaaaagagaGCACCtgtaggaaaaaatagagataacaaGCTTGTTGGTGAGATGGATACTGTTAAGATCACATGTCAGATCCCTAAAGACGACAGCAAGGCAGAAATAGTGCACAACCTTGACATACTCTGGGACTTTTaatgtggtgaggtgtggaaTGGCAGATATTGTAGTGCCTGAAAAAATTGCTTGAAACTCAATTCTGGCAATTATGATTGATGTCTTGGAGGGAATACAGTAAATATACAATCTAGTGGAGATGATTAATTTTTgagagtaatattatgtgttaGACATAACATTTCTTTTTGTGACCTGTTACACTAGAAAAAATTCAACTTAAAGATTCCTGATTTACAGATATGAGGTGCTCAGCCTGAATTGATATGTTATACCATTTACTACTTGATATCTTCTAAATTAGAAGTGCCTCCTATGTATATAATTTCCTTACTATTCAGTCACTGTTTATTATAAGAGTTTATTATTAGTTTAATGACGCTCAAATTTATGGCCATTTCTTCATTCAAGCTCATTTCTTACAGAATGTTAGTATATTTTGATGAAGTTTCTTTGCCAGACTTTGACGGTGATGATTATTTGGGCCGAGGTGACCTAGAGGAGACCATCACCAAGCTTGTTAGTCCACAGCGTTTCTCCTCAGAAGACATGGAGGTGAGTGCAACGTGGTTTATTTGTTTAGACTCTACAGTCTTGCACTGTTAAAGATAAAGTTGAAAGTtccaaaaaaaatgtgtgttccCTTGCTCCTACTGACATACAGTGCCTGCTCTACCCAGCACAGGACAAGGAGTCACACTctaggaggaaagataaggaaggaaggggtgatgTGCAGCCATGCTCACCTAGCAGTTGGCTGGCAAAGTAATGACACCAGTCACTTTGTTTTTAAACAGAGTTACAAGTGATTGAAGCTTGAGAAACTTTGATActgttttctaattttttttttgtgtgtgtgtgtgtgtgtgtgtgtgtgtgtgtgtaattaatcttggtcgcctgctggtcacccagccagtcttccccattatggagcgagctcagagctcatagaccgatcttcgggtaggaccgagaccacatcaacacacaacacactccgggaaagcgagaccacaacccctcgagttacatcccgtacctatttactgctaggtgaacaggggccccacattaagaggcttgcccatttgccttgccgcttaccgggactcgaacccgggcctcttgattgtgagtcgagcgtgctaaccactacactacactgtgtgtgtggcacacGACTCCCTTTCTATGCATGTGCTTCAAATGCTTGTTCAGTTTCAAGTTACAAtaattccacatttttttttctcacaataAGATTCATTAGATACCAAAGTATTAAATTGATGGTGACAAACACATTGGTTACTATGCACTATACCCAGACACAgatctgttacacacacacactgttgcagGTTCCTGCATAGCAACAAGTAGTTAAGGAATGTAAAATAtttgcatcatttttttttttttttttttttttttttcaggctttAGTCAACCGAGTGTTGGAAGAGGCGGATCTGGATGATGATGGAATGTTGGCTTTTGCAGAATTTGAACATGTCATTTCAAAATCTCCTGACTTTGCTAAGTGAGTAAATTTGAGGCAAAGGAAATTTGATATGAAGAGATGCAGACCATAGATTAGTCTGATTATTTTAGTCGGATTATTTGAAGTTGAAATATGATACATACCATCACCAAACTTttaaaaaatgtgtgttttcCCCATTATATCAGGAACCTTTTCCCAGTGAACTCAGGATTTAGTTACTTGTCACTGAGCTGCCAAGCATGTTGGGTTTTGGGACAGGAGGCTAAATGGCAAAGGATACTATCAAAGATGGCTCAGCCAATTATGTCTATCTAAGCTTTATAATCTGTCTAGTGAAGATAGaattaaaatatatgaaaatattaaAGTCATGTGGTAGGTTAAAggattcccttcctttcttagaGACAGGTTAAATGTAGACACTTCCAGCAACAAGAACTTCCTAAGCTCTCAGTCATTGTGGCACCATTGGTCTGAAATTAACCCTAATTACCTTGACTCATTCCTTCATGGAAGAAGCATTTCATCCAAAGTAACAACACACTAACCTGATATAGTTAGTCCATGTACTTCACACCATAAATTTATTGAGCCATGAACAGATAACCACAATGATAGTATTTTCTTGTAAACCAAAccatattttgtttatattccacaacgtatcagtttattttttttatttaaaagtAGGCCAAGATGAGTTCTGCCTGGCAGCTCTTGAATCTTTTATCCTTTCAGAAATGCTTTCTTAAATTTCAATCACtaatttttgacattttttattttcagttcatTTAGGATACGTCTCTGAGAAAATCAAACTTGAAGCAGCAGCATCTTGGATTGAACACTTAGTTTTGTGCGAGAGCTTCCAGCCATTATCTTAGCCACCACCAGCTCCCCATCAGATTGTGCAAGAATCTCACTTGTGAAAAAGTCAGGCAACAGGAGTGGTGGATGTACGTGTCTTTTACACAAGAATCTCACTTTCATGAACGTGTTTTAAGAATCATAGTATAATGACATTTATCAGGTCTGAGATTAACTACTCTGCACTATATTTACCTCATGCACATGGATGGGATAGCAGTGATTTTTGAGatttaagaaaatattttgtgtgcatgtgtgtagtTTATATATTAAAGAATAAATCAGGCCCATGGAGGCTTGTCTATTCTTGATGTCCAACAAGATTCATTAATAATACATGTTTTGACCTTCCTTTACCATAAGATGTGTCCTTTACCATAAGATGTGGCCTCTCTTCTGCTGTGGGTTGGTAAAGCCTATATGGACATTCTACAATATAGTTGTTACATCAATGCTTTATGTGAAGCAGTTGATGCTGATATGGTAGTTATGACCCTCCTTAGTCTCATCTTTAGACTTCTaggaataaagagatgaaatgcAGAGTGGGTGAGATGCATTGTATTAAAATCACTTTTCTGTTTGTATTGGCTCTTTGGTAACCATTCTTAATTTAATTGTGTGGCATTTAAAATTAGCCAGTTTAAAAAAGTGTACCACCTTAATGGAATTTTATTATTTGGATTTGTAGTAAATGGTGCAGGACTTAATGATATCATTAAGACAAATATATGGTCAACAGCATTTTATATTCTGTGTGAACAAATAATATAGGTAAGTGACAGAAAACAATACTTGAAATGAGAACTCTCCTAATTTGATGAATCAAGCCCCCAACAAGTATTCCCaagaggactgtgtgtgtgtgtgtgtgtgtgtgtgtgtgtgtgtgtgtgtgtgtgtgtgtgtgtgtgtgtgtgtgtgtgtgtgtgtgtgtgtgtatatacagttTCATGGTTTGTGAGACTTGAAAAGCTGTATTTAATTTTCCTATTGCCAACTGAATTAATATGAATTAAGAGTTGGGAAAACTAAATTAAAAACTCACCTGAACAAAGTTTATTTACTAGATGAATACCTTCCCCTTGTAGGGTGTAAACAGCCTTACCATGAGAAGTGTGTAAGTAGAAGACAACTGTGAAGGAAACCATAGATAGTGTAAACAAATATTTCTTGGAATGCTaagaaataacatgaaaaatgcCAAAATATTAAATCTAAAGTATTTATCACAAAGAAATACAGATCTACATCTCCATATACTATATCTGGCTGACAaataccacacccacacactcctaCTTTATAGTT
Above is a window of Portunus trituberculatus isolate SZX2019 chromosome 43, ASM1759143v1, whole genome shotgun sequence DNA encoding:
- the LOC123518464 gene encoding calcium and integrin-binding protein 1-like isoform X1; this encodes MGQGSSQFTEAELEEYQELTYFTKKEILYAHKRFKNLALEKVGHNRNAKLPMDKLLSLPELRANPFGERMCLIFSSTKDGDCTFEDFLDMMSVFSEAAPKSVKAEYAFRIFVSLPDFDGDDYLGRGDLEETITKLVSPQRFSSEDMEALVNRVLEEADLDDDGMLAFAEFEHVISKSPDFANSFRIRL
- the LOC123518464 gene encoding calcium and integrin-binding protein 1-like isoform X2; the protein is MGQGSSQFTEAELEEYQELTYFTKKEILYAHKRFKNLALEKVGHNRNAKLPMDKLLSLPELRANPFGERMCLIFSSTKDGDCTFEDFLDMMSVFSEAAPKSVKAEYAFRIFDFDGDDYLGRGDLEETITKLVSPQRFSSEDMEALVNRVLEEADLDDDGMLAFAEFEHVISKSPDFANSFRIRL